TGGAAATGTGCAAGCAGAGGACTTGGGAGGGGCAGGGAGCTTTTTCGCTGCGCACGTACTCAGCAGTGCTCAGTGTGTGTGATGACGTGACCCGGTCTTACACAGCGTTGCTAAACCGCAGTTGAGACGCTTGCCATGGCCTGAGCCTTACGTacaggaaaaggcagaagggCTCCACCACTCCCCTTACAAAAGCATGCGGGGGGACATACCGAACTACTGTTTTCAGCAGCAGAATTTAGGAAGAGAGGCTTGACTTTCCAGACTAGGAAATTGTTTGCCAGTGAGTGACGTTTTTTGCAATCACGTCCAAGAAGCGCCCGATTCGCGCAAGCAATCAGTTGCGAGGGAGCTGTATAGACCGTTTACTTGCAGAAAGTCACCCGGCTGACGGGCGAGAGTCTTGCACGAGCGAAAGATACAGAAGTATAGAGACACCACTACCAACGTTTGAGATGTGTCAGGAACCTTTTTCGCAGAGTGCAAcacgcctttcttctgtgaAGTTGTGTGTCCCCCTTCGCCTCAGTCATCAGTAATCAGCTCTTCGTCGACATCGTGTTTACGGCGCGGCACAAAGGAGTTCACTGTAGTTCGCTGCGAACTCAGGACACTGATACTGACAGTAGTCTTCACTTCGTGGCCGGAAAACATTGACTCATGACCCCGCCCTGACATGTACCCCACCATTCGCTTGTTAATGGCctgcacagagacacgcacggAGAAAACTTGAGAATGGACACTCGCCACGGACGGCATGCTATCACGCTGCCCCACTTTTGTACGCCTGACCCACACACATGTGTAGAAGGAATTTGGGCTTTTTACGGCCGAATACGGAACACAAAACGCGGTAACTAACGCGTGCTTCGGTGGCAAAACCCCTTTTTGCTCACATCAGAGGAGGAATTCCCCGTGACGGCCATTTCTGGTTGAGGACCGTGCGTATACACGAATCTTTCGACTATGTAGCACAAAACTGGCGGCAGTATTACCCTCTTTTCTAAAGCGCTAGCTAGACTGTGGCATCACTGACGTGTTTTGCCTCTTGAGACGCTGAAGCATTGCTTTCTATGTTCTGTGAGCAAACATTAGAAAGAGGTGCTGCTGCGTACACAGATATTTATCCGGCGGACAGCGACTTGACGTGCACCCGACTGGTCCTGCACACCCTCCGGTTGTGCAAGTGCAAGACCGAAATTCGAGGTTACTCCACTGACGACTTACGCGCTTGTTGAATTTCTGCCAAGATTTCGCACggtcgtctgcgtctttctcagCCATTTCCAACTGCTGTTGGGCTTTGATTGCCTTCacgcgtcgcttcttcgagTTCTTCTGTGCTTCTGTGTCTGATGTGAGGAAAGTAACAGACCGATAAAGACAGGCGCCCAAACTGAACATACACATGGATACTGTATTACCGTGTTTCCCCATGGCAAACACGTTGCAGAGCCTGTATGCATACACCGTACACATGAAGATAAGCGTATGTGCACGCCTCTCGAAGGGTACCTACACAGATAAATGCAGTTTTTTCTTAGAAACCCAAGGCAAAATCGTGTCAGCTTGATTACCTGTCGGCTTGATCGCAAGGTACTGAGGGATTTTGTATCCACCCGGAGTGACGATTTCTTTCACTCGTCTCTTCGGCGCGTcgttcttcggcttcttcaaCCGCACCTGGTCAAACTTCACCTCCTCCGAGTTGCCATATTCGGTGTAGGTGACTTTGTATCCTCCCGCAGTGTGTTCGTCAACTACGCAGTCGTACCACTTCCTGCACTCCCAAAAAAACACACGACATACCCTCTACACACACGAATGTGTGTGGAGATGCGCGGCACGCGTCCCAGCGAATCGAGACAGACACGCAGCTGTTTCCCTTGAGAGACTTCTCGCCTGTAGACGTCTCACCCGTCTTCCGAGTAAATGGCTTGGGCGGCTGCACCTGGAGGGACAGCCGACGGCGGGACTGGAGCAAGAAGCTGAACCTGGTGGACGGGGTACTCCTGCTGGTTTTTCCACCCAATGAACTCCACGAGGACTCGCTCGCCTTGCTGCGAAAACATGCCAGATCACCGAATTAGGTGTGAAGACTGGGCTTTCCAGAGCCTATTCATGCGTCTGCAGAGCTCTCTACACACCTGCCGTCCTccgctcccctctcttccactCTCAGAATCTGCGCACGCCACGCACCGAGACCGACGCTCCTACCCTCTTCATGATACGCATAaacacatgtatgtatataccCGCAAgaacaaagaaaaagaggcaaatACATTTAAAACTCAAGTAGctgcgcgagacagaagcacATTCCGTCCCCCCTCaacacagaaaaacggacAGACAAGAAAGCCACAGAACCACACGGACGTCAAGAGAGAGCAACACGGCGATGCACTTCGGAGTAAAACCTTCCTCAAATCTCCCAGTTTTTGTGCAAGGCACAGAAAACAACAGGGAGAAACCAGGAGACACCAGACAGGGAAcgcgacgagagggagacagaggggaaagagagcaaaGGTTTGTCGATATGCACATACAAATTTACTGGTATacatacgcatgcagcgtTTGAGGAGAAAAGTGCTATGTTGCTGACGATCCTTTTGTCTGGGAACGGAAGTTCACGTTTCCTactttgcttttcttcagATCCAGAATCTCGGCGTAGAATTTTTTGCCCTCGTATTCGGCGAGACACGTGCGCCCCACAACGGAAGATCCGCTTGCCATATGCGTCAACCTCGCCCCTCCTTCAGAGGCTTCCGcactgccttctctttctccacctGCATCTGCCtgcactttctctctctccgatCTCTCCTCGATTGCTTTCTCATTTTCTTGCGAAACTTCTCTCGGGGCGTCGCTCGACTGAACGTCTGCGCATCCACcgaacgagaaacgcgacgacagggaaaaagagacaaacacaTGTGAAACACATTGACTGCATACCTATACAAATGCGTAGACAAATACGCACAGAAATATctatcgatatatatatatatatatatatgggcaGGTAGGCATCTAACGATACACCCTGTATGTGCCTGGAGACTTCACGCTGCACAAGTGCGTGGAGATATATAAAAGCCCAGTAGGTAAACTGGAAAAAAGATTCATTCTTTCGGCGAATAATGCTGGAAACCGGCAGatcgagaaaaaaacgaaaagtCGCGAAGTATCTCTGGAAACAGCGCTGGAGTTAAAAAAACCGATGCACGAGCTTTCATTCCAATTAATTTAAGTTTTGTCACTCCGTCGCTTTACCCGATTTCTCAGCCTCTGTTTGCGCTTGTGTTTGAAAAGAAATCAAGTCTCTGGTGAGGGAAATGACTTCTTCCAAGTCGCTCTTGAGTTTCAGCAGGTCGGACTCTTCAGGCTGCAACTTGAGGGCTTCATTCACTTGTTCCAGCTGCTCCTGATACTGTTGGAGCTTCGCCTGCACAAGAATTTGAGCATCG
This sequence is a window from Neospora caninum Liverpool complete genome, chromosome V. Protein-coding genes within it:
- a CDS encoding Tudor domain-containing protein, related yields the protein MAELEDSIEDLQAKLQQYQEQLEQVNEALKLQPEESDLLKLKSDLEEVISLTRDLISFQTQAQTEAEKSDVQSSDAPREVSQENEKAIEERSEREKVQADAGGEREGSAEASEGGARLTHMASGSSVVGRTCLAEYEGKKFYAEILDLKKSKQGERVLVEFIGWKNQQEYPVHQVQLLAPVPPSAVPPGAAAQAIYSEDGKWYDCVVDEHTAGGYKVTYTEYGNSEEVKFDQVRLKKPKNDAPKRRVKEIVTPGGYKIPQYLAIKPTDTEAQKNSKKRRVKAIKAQQQLEMAEKDADDRAKSWQKFNKRAINKRMVGYMSGRGHESMFSGHEVKTTVSISVLSSQRTTVNSFVPRRKHDVDEELITDD